GCAAGAGAAGAAAGATCGTTGTAAAAAGAATTATTAGGAGACCgccggaagaaaaaaagcattcccataccgggaatcgaacccgggccttCTGGGTGAAAGCCAGATATCCTAGCCACTAGACCATATGGGATGACGTTACGATTGCGAGAATTTTACCATATAATAGACCCGCCAAGGACAACATATATACACAACATATAACAGGATTCATTTCACAACCAAAACAGCATCTATGTCCTTTACCTTAACAAACGTTAAAGAACCAACGAAACGGTTGATTTGCTAACTTCATTCAACAGTGCCTGACGAACCCGAAAACCCAATTTATTCCCCCATAATACATACCCATGCACGGACAATAAAGGATGTATCCATTCTCATCCACGGTGATCGATCCGGCAACGGAGGAAAGCAGCAAAACCAGTAAAAGGCCGTCGATCGCAAACCGGAACATCTTCAAATCTTAGAAACAATGAGAGGTGGTTTGTgcaatgaaaacgatgaacaATTGCAAGAAACCAAAGTCTGGAAGCTATAGAGAGCGCAAAACTCGGATGAGGGGTTTTAGAGCCACCTCTTTTGTTCACCGAAAAATACCCGGCCCACAGGCACTAAACAGAACGCTAAACCATTTTCAACAcgatgttattgttttgttgctaCTGGTTCCGTTACCCGGGAAGCCGTTGTCAACAGACCGTGACGCCGGCGGTTAAACGTCAACCAGCGAGGGGCCGTGTTGCCagtaaaatcaattaattttggAAAACCATTTCTCGAAAAACGCCAGGAAGTGTTTGCAAACGAGTTCGGTAACATTTAGTTAAAAGTTTACGACGGTCGATTGGTGATATTATAGATCATTCTCAGTTTTATTCACCCTGAATTCGGCGCTAAGCGTGTGTCATTAACATTTATCAATCGTACAAATACCATTTTATGCCGGTTCAGGGAGAAAGGAATgaagagcggaagaaaagtGGTACGTAGAAGTGAAGAAACGAtcgatttaaaattataaaccACTTATTTTTAAAAGTAACAAAACCTAAACCACAGCGTAAGGGAGCGGTGGGTGTTTTAGACCGTTTCGAGTCGCCCGGAACAGCACGAACAATGTTGAACACCACTGCCAAACAGTATGTTGGCTTCCTTCATGTCGGTCAGCAGGGACAGAATGCGTCCTGCCGTTTCGGTCGCCTTAATATGCACGTTCGGCACCGCACCATCATTGCCATTCGAGCTTAGTTCCGTATCGGACGaatgatgataatgatcgTCATGATGGTCACAGACAGAAGTAGGACTAGCACCACCAGCTGTGGGTGCGCTCGGATCTGGTAGATCCACAATGTGGTCAGCAGGAGATAGACGAGCTGTAGGAACCGCCGCACCAACACTACCACCCTGCTGTTCGAGCACCAATCGGTGCACTAGATAGTTTAGCTCCTTAAGCTTCAGCTTCATCATCTCTCGATCGTCGGCCAACTGTTGCAACTGCAGATTGCGTTCCATATCCTTCTGCTTCAGCAagcgccgctgctgctggtaaaGTGTGATGTACTCGCCAATCGTGTCCGTCTCGTCCTGAAGCTGGAGCACGAGATGCTCCAACACTTGTCGTTCCTCCGTTAGTTCAGCCACCTCGACCATCGTGCGCTTGAAGCGTTCTTGTAGCTTCTCCATCGCTTCTAGTGTCGATATGCTGCTCACGATCGATGATGGGTGATCACCTCTTAACGGCTGATGCACTTTATCTTCGTCATTACCTGACGCAGATCGATGTTGCTGGAATCGGTTCAGGGCTTTCACCAATTCTTGTTTCTCCTGCCGCAATGTCTCGATTTCATGCCGATCCACATCTCGGACGTCCTTTGGTCgatcttcaccaccaccgttacCATTCACCGTTGGGGAGCTGGCAGAAAGCTGTCGCTCGAGTTCTTCTACCGTGCGACGTTGCGTTTCCAGCTCTCGCTGTAGCGTGACCGCATCGTTCGATCGTGACTCGTAGTACCGCAGCCGATCGATCTCTTGGCTGTGCTGGAAGTTTTGCTTGTTCAGCTCGGTGTTCTCGTGGGCTAAGCGAATCATCTCTTCGTCTTTGTAGTGCATCTGTTCCCTTATGGCCGCCAACTCCGCTTCGAGGTGGCCGTaatttgctttcatttctttGCCAAGATGTAGCTCCGTTTGAAGTTTATCGGTTAGGTTGAGTTTATCATTGCTCTGAAATTACAAGACGATAGAAGTTTATTCGCTTGCCGACTGTCTTTCGCCCGAATCAGCGATACTTACAATCTGCACGAACGCACGCTGCATTTCCTCCAGTTGGGCCTTCAGCTCGTTGTTTTGCGTGACGGCTCTCGATGCGCCAACCTTACCACTCTCGATCTCCGCCAAGAGTTTCGCCACGTCCGGTTTGTCGAGCTGTAACCGTTCGACGGTTAACTGTAGAAGCTCGATCTGTTCCTCGGACTGTTTTAGAAGAGCCTCGTAGCGGTCCCGTTCATGCTGCGACGCTTCAGCATCGCCCTTTGGAttagaaacattaaaattagtttGTAATCCTTACACGCACTGGTCGGTATGAGACGTACCTGAAGCTtatcccgttcccgttctAGGTCGTTACAACGCTTCTGCAGAGCTTCCAACTTCTGCTCGAACACCGTCTCCAAGTTGTGGCGTTCTGTTTGCGGTAACGAAACCGGCTGTTCGCCGTCATCACGAGAAGCTTGTGCCAACGTTTGCTGCTGTAACATCTGCTGTTGTATCTGTCGCTCAAGCTCATTTGCGAACCGAACTGCGGCCTCTTCACTTTTCGCAAGTCGATTGTTTTCGTCGGTCAGTTCCTGAATTTTTTCCGCCAGATTACCGATCTCCTTGTTCAGGTGCAACACGTAGTTCTGGTACTGTTGGTTGCTCTGGTCGCGTTCGCTTC
This genomic interval from Anopheles bellator unplaced genomic scaffold, idAnoBellAS_SP24_06.2 scaffold00796_ctg1, whole genome shotgun sequence contains the following:
- the LOC131214394 gene encoding golgin subfamily A member 2; translated protein: KAELTASLAKCQSLVKERTVACEEIEYRLEVTEATVQKLTRELEEARTKGQQYERLEERIGSQVTQYQQEAERFRKLHDDLQEDLAELRQNLTVRSEEYQAAQQALEQARSELSLARIRIDQLSSADDDRQDDSNTKIESLAQQNLIKAQQLKDLQEVVKQIGSERDQSNQQYQNYVLHLNKEIGNLAEKIQELTDENNRLAKSEEAAVRFANELERQIQQQMLQQQTLAQASRDDGEQPVSLPQTERHNLETVFEQKLEALQKRCNDLERERDKLQGDAEASQHERDRYEALLKQSEEQIELLQLTVERLQLDKPDVAKLLAEIESGKVGASRAVTQNNELKAQLEEMQRAFVQISNDKLNLTDKLQTELHLGKEMKANYGHLEAELAAIREQMHYKDEEMIRLAHENTELNKQNFQHSQEIDRLRYYESRSNDAVTLQRELETQRRTVEELERQLSASSPTVNGNGGGEDRPKDVRDVDRHEIETLRQEKQELVKALNRFQQHRSASGNDEDKVHQPLRGDHPSSIVSSISTLEAMEKLQERFKRTMVEVAELTEERQVLEHLVLQLQDETDTIGEYITLYQQQRRLLKQKDMERNLQLQQLADDREMMKLKLKELNYLVHRLVLEQQGGSVGAAVPTARLSPADHIVDLPDPSAPTAGGASPTSVCDHHDDHYHHSSDTELSSNGNDGAVPNVHIKATETAGRILSLLTDMKEANILFGSGVQHCSCCSGRLETV